Proteins from a single region of Trichoplusia ni isolate ovarian cell line Hi5 chromosome 3, tn1, whole genome shotgun sequence:
- the LOC113492315 gene encoding synaptic vesicular amine transporter, with the protein MGVASDGFASSWRAKIAACRESRKLVLVIVAIALLLDNMLLTTVVPIIPEFLYDIRHPDAPLSVSLEDITPPPPSPTPYCPCMQVNNTGIVQNETHFNLTAERENRHQELIHETVAVGVMFASKALVQLLANPFVGPLTHKIGYSVPMFTGFILMFLSTLIFAFGRSYSVLFIARALQGIGSSCSSVSGMGMLAERYPDDKERGNAMGIALGGLALGVLIGPPFGGLMYEFVGKTAPFLMLSALALGDGLLQLMILQPGVVRQESEPPSLKALVCDPYILIAAGAITFANVGIAMLEPSLPIWMADTMEARRWQQGVAFLPASICYLIGTNLFGPLGHKMGRWLAACSGLVIIGLCLILIPMARKLEHLIIPNAGLGFAIGMVDSSMMPELGFLVDIRHAAVYGSVYAIGDTAFCLGYAVGPALSGALMNSIGFEWMLVIIAVLNFAYAPCLFFLRSPPARDEKQSLIISDKSSVRYVSYQNEEEE; encoded by the exons ATGGGAGTAGCATCAGACGGTTTCGCCAGCAGTTGGCGCGCGAAGATCGCGGCCTGCCGGGAGTCGCGGAAGCTGGTTCTGGTCATCGTAGCCATCGCTCTACTCCTGGATAACATGCTGCTGACAACCGTTG TACCGATCATTCCGGAGTTTCTATACGACATCCGGCACCCGGACGCACCTCTCTCCGTGTCCTTGGAGGACATCACGCCGCCACCACCATCGCCGACGCCCTACTGCCCTTGCATGCAAGTTAATAACACTGGGATAGTTCAGAATGAGACACATT TTAACCTAACGGCAGAACGGGAGAACCGTCACCAGGAACTCATCCACGAGACTGTTGCCGTCGGCGTGATGTTTGCCAGCAAGGCTCTGGTGCAACTCCTGGCTAATCCCTTCGTAGGACCCCTGACGCACAA aatcGGCTACAGCGTTCCCATGTTCACTGGTTTCATTCTAATGTTCCTGTCAACTCTGA TCTTCGCTTTCGGCCGCTCCTACTCCGTGCTGTTCATTGCCCGCGCACTCCAGGGTATAGGATCTTCCTGCTCGTCTGTGTCCGGGATGGGCATGCTGGCGGAGAGATACCCTGACGATAAG GAACGCGGCAATGCTATGGGTATAGCTCTCGGAGGTCTTGCCCTGGGAGTGCTCATCGGACCGCCTTTCGGAGGCCTCATGTACGAATTCGTCGGTAAAACAGCTCCGTTCCTCATGCTATCAGCATTGGCTTTGGGTGACGGAT TACTACAGCTGATGATTCTCCAGCCGGGCGTGGTGCGTCAGGAGTCGGAGCCACCTTCTCTTAAAGCCCTGGTCTGCGATCCCTACATCTTGATTGCAGCAG GAGCCATAACCTTCGCTAACGTTGGCATTGCGATGCTGGAGCCGAGTCTACCTATCTGGATGGCTGACACCATGGAAGCACGTCGCTGGCAGCAGGGTGTGGCGTTCTTACCCGCTAGCATATGCTACCTCATCG gcaCCAACCTTTTTGGTCCTCTCGGTCACAAAATGGGTCGCTGGCTGGCGGCTTGCTCTGGACTCGTCATCATCGGACTCTGTCTTATCCTG ATCCCAATGGCGCGCAAACTGGAGCACCTGATCATTCCCAACGCTGGCCTTGGCTTCGCTATCGGCATGGTGGACTCCTCAATGATGCCAGAGCTTGGGTTCCTGGTCGACATCAGACATGCCGCCGTCTACGGATCTGTTTATGCTATTGGCGACACTGCCTTCTGTCTTGGATATGCTGTCG GTCCGGCTCTCTCAGGTGCTCTAATGAACAGCATTGGATTTGAGTGGATGCTGGTCATCATAGCTGTGCTGAACTTCGCGTACGCTCCATGCTTGTTCTTCTTGAGGTCTCCACCGGCGAGGGATGAGAAACAG AGCTTAATAATTAGCGACAAATCGTCTGTCCGTTACGTGAGTTACCAAAACGAGGAAGAGGAATAA